In Clostridiales bacterium, the genomic stretch CAAACCTATTAGCGAATTGAAAATAATTAAAATTTTCTCTATAGGTCTTTTCACAAATTCCTCCGTTTAGAGTAACCTTCATAAATTGGCATTATGAAGGCTTTGCTCATCTGATGTTAAACTTCTTCTTCAAAACCCACTTCCAAGATATTTACATTGATGTTTTTAACTCTATAAACGGACATTGTTTCAACGCTTCGTTTTATGTTTTCTTGCACGCGGAAAGCGACATCGGCAACGCTATGTCCGTAAAGAATTTTTATGAACACATCGACAGAAATGTTATTGTCTTCATCAATATCAATTTTTACGCCCCTCCCCTGCAAACAAACTACGCCTGTTATCTCTTTGGTAGCAAGCGTAATGATGGAATGAATAACATTTTTGCCATAAATGGTACTACCTGTGAGGTCTTGTTGCAGGTTTTTACCACTCATTTTTTCTCCTAATCATTGGTATAAACATTTTAGCATATATCAAATATAAACACAAGGGTTTGTTAATTATGATATAGGAATTACTTCAACTTCAGAAGGATGTTTTCCTGTCTCCTCAGTTACTATATATAAAATTTGAATCAACTCGTCTTCGGTAAGCGATTCCGCTTGCACGATTACATTGATTTTAGCCCCTGTGGTTACCACACAGTCTTCAAATCCCTGCGCTTTTATTAGACCTTCTATGACCAGTTCTTGTTCCATTGCTGTGGCGATTTTTAGTTTTTCGGCTTGCGCCGCGGCGATATCTTCTTGGCTTGATGCCGGGCTGTTAATTATCGCGTCCAAATATACTATGGTCTGATTGCGCGTTTCTAACCTATCGCTTCTAAATGTTTCAAAAAAATTGCCTGCCGCCACTGGCGTAGGGTCGTTAGGCTTTGTGGTTTGATTTAAAACAACATTTAATACCCCTGTTACAATCAATAATACAAGCATGCCCGCTAATATAAATATTTTCTTTTTTTTGCTAAGCATAAAGAATATTTCCTCCAATTATTTGGTATATATTATATTTATTAGCGATAATTAGCCTTTATTCATAGTTAATACTTTTATTTGGTCGGCATTTAAATCAAGCAAAACCGATACCGCGTTAATTATATCTAGCTTGACTTTTACATCGTCAGCGCCTTCGGCCACGACCACAACGCCTATGACCTTGGGCGACACTTCTTTCAAAATCAAAGGGATTTGATCGCCTTTTACATAAATTACTTGTGGGCTTGAAGTGTTGGTAGTGTTTTCATTATATACGCCGTTGCTGCCGCTTGAAATATTGGACGAAGAACTGGTTATATAAGCGATAACTCTCTCAGGCGTGCTTTCAAAAGTAATCATAACATCCACCTTACCTGCGTTTTTTATAGACGACAAAATTTTTGAAAGCTTTTTTTCAACGTTCTGGCAATAGTCGTAAGCTGATTCATATGTTTCTTCTTTTGGCTTTTTATCCGAAGAACAAGAAAAATTTGCGCCAAAATATATAAATAAAACTATAATTACAAATATTATGGCTAAATAAATTTCAAAGTTTTTTACGCTTTTGATTTTTTGGACTATTCTGTCTATTGCCTTAGACGGCTGATTGGTCTTATCTTTATTATGCTGATTTGAAAAACTGCTATCGGTCAGCAAAACCTGCGTTGAATTGGATTGTTTTTTGTTGTTTTGGCTTTGGTTTTTTGTTTCATTGGACAAATAAGTTATGTCTTTTTTGCTTTCCAAATTATTTGGTTTAAAAGTCGCGGTGTCTTTTTTTGATATTTGGCCATCAGGTTTTTGATAGCTTGACACATATACCTGCTTTATGACTTTTTTATCCATAGACAACCACCAAGATATTATTATCGTCAAGATAGGTTTGGACCTTTTGTTTTACTTTTTCGTAATCGGACATGGATATGGCACACCTTGACAGATCAATGCTGACCGCTTTGATTTTTATAACCTTATCTTTAGAATAGGCTGATATCGTTACATTTGAATTTTCATAACCGTCTTCGCTTAATTTATTTTCCAAAGATTCTTCCAAAAGTGTTATTTGCTGCAAATAAACATTATCAACTATTCTGTTGTCGGGCTTTAAATTATCGTTTTCAAAAATATTTTCAATTTCCAAATTTTTGTTAAGCATCGCGGGCAAAGGCGACAAAATAATGAACAAGGTTATTATAGCCATAACGCTTTTTATATGTTTTTTGGTGCTGCCTTCGGGCATTATTAAGTCTACTAATAAGCACAAAACCGCAGCGCCTACTACGCCCATAATCCATTGCGAAATCATGTTCATAAGCCTTTACCCCCATATAAAGTTGCCCGTGCAAACCACAAGCAACAGCATAATAAAATACATAAAGGCCACGCTTAAAATTATGGCAATAAGCATAGATATGCTTTTGGCTGCGCTGCTTACAAAATTAGAAAAACCTTGCGGCGCCAATGGCTCCAAAATCGCCGCGGTAAGTTTTAAAGTCAGGATCATTATCGCTATTTTAATTACAGGCGCTAACACGGTTGACGCCAACAAAAACAAGCCCGCAACCCCGACGGCGTTCTTTATGAGCACGCTTCCCGCCATAATCAAGTTAAAACCGTCCGATAAATACCCTCCTATAATAGGTATATAATGGCTTATGGCAAATTTTGCCGTTCTTATTGAGACGCCATCATGCACGGACGCCGTTATTCCCTGTATTGACAAAAACGCGGTAAATACCGTAAAAACGATTCCTATAAACCATTTGGACAGGCTTGAGGCAAAAGCGCTAAATTTATTTAATTTTAGGGCGGATGATAAATTGCCAATGATATTAAACACATATCCAAAAATAAATAACGGCAAGATGATATTAACCATAAGCTGAGTTATCACAACGGATATCACGCTAACCATAGGCTGATAAACCGCAACCGATGTTGTGCCGCCTATGGCTATCAAAACTCCCAAAAGAATAGGAAAAATCAAATTTATTTGGCTTTGCATAGACTCAATTGTCGTTCTGGTAAGGGTAACCAAATAAAAAACCGCAACCGATACCGATAATATCGCTACGCCGTAACACGCAAAGTATATGACATTGCTTACGCCTTTATTAGATGAATTAAATTGAAGATTGCTCAAAATAGAACACAAAACCGAAATGCCCACTATAGTCGCCAAAAGCGGCAAAAATAAAGTTATATCTCCAAGCAATAGAAAAAAAATCGCGCTGAAAATATTATTGTTTTGGTAATTGCCGTCAAGCAATTTTTTGATTCTATCCAAAAAACTCGTACTGCCAAATATTTTTTTCTGGTTTTCATCCATTGAACTGATTATTTTTTCTAATTCCCAAAAATCTATGCTGTTTAATTGCTCTTCTATTGACTCTTGCAATTTTTGCTGCGCTTCTTCTTCGGACATTTCTTTTGACAATGCAAAGCAAGGGCTTGGGCTTGTCCAAAAGATAAGCAATAACAAAGCCGTTATAATCAATATTTTTTTTTGCTTATTGGATTTATTTTTCATTTTTATGGCAATAAGGCAATAATTAACTCTATTAAGGCTATTATTATAGGCAAGCTCAAAAACATAATTATTACCTTTCCCCCAAACAATACCTTGTCCGACATGCTTTTTGCGCCCATATCTTCGCAGATACCCGCCGCGAACTCCGTCAAATATCCCACGCCGATTATCTTAAGGACGCTCGCGATTATAGATGTGTTCAGTCCTGTTTTTTGCGCAAGCCCGTTAATTGTGGACACTATTTTAACCAGCATGTCAATAACCATCATAAAGACAATAACCGAACCTGCCAGCAAAACCAAATACGCTATTTCGGGCTTATTGTCTTTTAGCAACGAATATGCGACCGCCGAAGTAAAGCCTATCGTTATGATTTTGATTATATCCATGTAATTTTAAATGCCTTGTATAAATTAAAAAGCTGTTTTACCGCATCAAAGAGTTGGCTTATCATATTAATAACCATAAGCAAAACAATAACAAGTCCCGCTAGCGTGACCAATGTGGCTATTTCGTCTTTTTCGGCTTTTTTTAATATTTGAGTCACT encodes the following:
- the spoIIIAC gene encoding stage III sporulation protein AC, coding for MQAGVEIIFRIAAIGILTAVVTQILKKAEKDEIATLVTLAGLVIVLLMVINMISQLFDAVKQLFNLYKAFKITWI
- a CDS encoding Asp23/Gls24 family envelope stress response protein, which codes for MSGKNLQQDLTGSTIYGKNVIHSIITLATKEITGVVCLQGRGVKIDIDEDNNISVDVFIKILYGHSVADVAFRVQENIKRSVETMSVYRVKNINVNILEVGFEEEV
- the spoIIIAD gene encoding stage III sporulation protein AD, with product MDIIKIITIGFTSAVAYSLLKDNKPEIAYLVLLAGSVIVFMMVIDMLVKIVSTINGLAQKTGLNTSIIASVLKIIGVGYLTEFAAGICEDMGAKSMSDKVLFGGKVIIMFLSLPIIIALIELIIALLP
- a CDS encoding SpoIIIAH-like family protein, with protein sequence MLSKKKKIFILAGMLVLLIVTGVLNVVLNQTTKPNDPTPVAAGNFFETFRSDRLETRNQTIVYLDAIINSPASSQEDIAAAQAEKLKIATAMEQELVIEGLIKAQGFEDCVVTTGAKINVIVQAESLTEDELIQILYIVTEETGKHPSEVEVIPIS